One Azospirillum brasilense DNA window includes the following coding sequences:
- a CDS encoding sigma-54-dependent transcriptional regulator, with amino-acid sequence MTITAPVSTPSDRSAPEGGRMEDRAKPSILVVDDEEGICSFLSRALERRGWRVEVAGSAEEGAQKLERIHAEVIILDVALPGRSGLDWLKELMAGGYAGEVILVTAFADMDTAIDALRSGAADFVLKPFRVEQILNSIDRCVERTRLTRENYVLRRQLSKKDNGRDEIVGRSDAMVRLRSLVQRVAPTPSTVLIQGESGVGKELVARALHDLSPRADRPFVAVNCAAISADLIEAELFGHARGAFTGAKDARKGLFYYAHGGTLFLDEIGELSLTLQSKLLRVLEERRIRPVGSEQEVPVDVRVVTATNRDLKAEAAAGRFRPDLFYRLEVMTLTIPPLRQRAVDVPELAALFMRFLPARLAVPPLTLTLEVTRALMCHSWPGNVRELRNFVERSLLLGEFPLDDLDTANAAAVEAGLAADPSLCAAAVAGNPPCAPCPVRHVRMDGDSDVLPLAEVEKRHILTVLARCDGSKARAADLLGVSRKTLDRKCVEWGV; translated from the coding sequence ATGACCATCACCGCGCCAGTCTCCACCCCGTCCGACCGCAGCGCGCCGGAAGGGGGCCGAATGGAGGACCGGGCGAAGCCCTCCATCCTCGTGGTGGACGACGAGGAGGGCATTTGCAGCTTCCTGTCCCGCGCGCTGGAGCGGCGCGGCTGGCGGGTCGAGGTGGCGGGCAGCGCCGAGGAGGGCGCTCAGAAGCTGGAGCGCATCCACGCCGAGGTGATCATCCTCGACGTCGCCCTGCCGGGCCGCTCGGGGCTGGACTGGCTGAAGGAACTGATGGCCGGCGGCTACGCCGGCGAGGTGATCCTGGTCACCGCCTTCGCCGATATGGACACGGCCATCGACGCCTTGCGCTCCGGTGCCGCGGATTTCGTGCTGAAGCCCTTCCGGGTCGAGCAGATCCTGAATTCCATCGACCGCTGCGTCGAGCGCACCCGGCTGACCCGCGAGAACTATGTGCTGCGCCGGCAGCTGTCGAAGAAGGACAATGGGCGCGACGAGATCGTCGGGCGGTCGGACGCCATGGTGCGGCTGCGCTCGCTGGTGCAGCGGGTGGCGCCGACCCCGTCCACCGTGCTGATCCAGGGCGAGTCCGGCGTGGGCAAGGAACTGGTCGCCCGCGCGCTGCACGACCTGTCGCCGCGCGCCGACCGGCCCTTCGTGGCGGTGAACTGCGCGGCGATCTCCGCCGACCTGATCGAGGCGGAGCTGTTCGGCCACGCCCGCGGCGCCTTCACCGGGGCCAAGGACGCACGCAAGGGGCTGTTCTACTACGCCCACGGCGGCACGCTGTTCCTGGACGAGATCGGCGAGCTGTCGCTGACCCTGCAATCCAAGCTGCTGCGCGTGCTGGAGGAGCGGCGCATCCGCCCGGTCGGCAGCGAGCAGGAGGTGCCGGTGGACGTCCGCGTGGTCACCGCCACCAACCGCGACCTGAAGGCGGAGGCCGCGGCGGGGCGCTTCCGCCCGGACCTGTTCTACCGGCTGGAAGTGATGACGCTGACCATCCCGCCGCTGCGCCAGCGCGCGGTGGACGTGCCGGAACTGGCCGCGCTGTTCATGCGCTTCCTGCCGGCGCGGCTGGCCGTGCCGCCGCTGACCCTGACGCTGGAGGTGACGCGGGCGCTGATGTGCCATTCCTGGCCCGGCAACGTCCGGGAGCTACGGAATTTCGTGGAGCGGTCGCTGCTCCTCGGCGAATTCCCGCTCGACGATCTGGACACCGCCAACGCCGCAGCGGTGGAGGCCGGCCTGGCCGCTGACCCCAGCCTGTGCGCCGCCGCGGTGGCCGGCAACCCGCCCTGCGCCCCCTGTCCGGTCCGCCACGTCCGCATGGACGGCGACAGCGACGTGCTGCCGCTGGCCGAGGTGGAGAAGCGCCACATCCTGACCGTGCTGGCGCGCTGCGACGGCAGCAAGGCGCGCGCCGCCGATCTGCTGGGCGTGTCGCGCAAGACGCTGGACCGGAAATGCGTGGAATGGGGGGTGTGA
- a CDS encoding class II aldolase/adducin family protein — translation MRRSPAHRTDREPTVTDTSGSFVHAGPRIADTGISDTEWRARVDLAAAYRLVAERGWDDLIYTHISLAVPGEPGRFLINPFGLTFDEVTASNLVKIDIHGAIIGDSPHPVNATGFVIHGAVHAAREDARCVMHLHNEAAVAVSMLKDGLLPLSQHALRFYRDLSYHRYEGLALTDSEKVRLVANLGTRRAMLLHNHGSLVTGRTVAEAFCLMDMLDKACRMQLAAQAAGAELVSPPPELCDKTYRQLTADPEPEGELEWLALLRCLDRRCPDYRN, via the coding sequence ATGCGACGCTCTCCCGCTCATCGCACAGACCGGGAGCCGACCGTGACGGACACCAGCGGATCATTCGTCCATGCCGGACCGCGCATCGCCGACACCGGCATCAGTGACACCGAATGGCGGGCGCGGGTCGATCTCGCCGCCGCCTACCGTCTGGTCGCCGAACGCGGCTGGGACGACCTGATCTACACCCACATCTCGCTGGCCGTGCCGGGGGAGCCGGGGCGCTTCCTCATCAACCCTTTCGGCCTGACCTTCGACGAGGTGACCGCCTCCAACCTCGTAAAGATCGACATCCATGGCGCCATCATCGGCGACAGCCCCCACCCGGTGAACGCCACCGGCTTCGTCATCCATGGGGCCGTCCATGCGGCGCGCGAGGACGCGCGCTGCGTCATGCATCTCCACAACGAGGCGGCGGTGGCGGTGTCGATGCTGAAGGACGGGCTCCTCCCGCTGTCCCAGCACGCCCTGCGCTTTTACCGCGACCTCTCCTACCATCGGTACGAAGGGCTGGCCCTGACCGACAGCGAGAAGGTCCGCCTCGTCGCCAATCTCGGCACCCGCCGGGCGATGCTGCTCCACAACCACGGCAGTCTGGTGACCGGGCGCACGGTGGCGGAGGCCTTCTGCCTGATGGACATGCTGGACAAGGCGTGCCGGATGCAGCTCGCCGCGCAGGCGGCCGGCGCGGAACTGGTGTCGCCGCCGCCGGAGCTGTGCGACAAGACCTATCGGCAGCTCACCGCCGATCCGGAGCCCGAAGGCGAACTGGAATGGCTGGCGCTGCTGCGATGCCTGGACCGGCGCTGCCCGGACTACAGGAACTGA